The following are from one region of the Acidimicrobiia bacterium genome:
- a CDS encoding glycosyltransferase has protein sequence MNQPGYYWPMVQQPIHDKAALRAGMVSTYPPSRCGIARFAESLAQGLCAKSPNVSVDVARIRRNVEPVLDETVTATSMEFDPESTVSRRAAARYLNGTDVVVLQHEYGIYGADDGVAVIDLTEHIERPIVSILHTVLRHPTARQRDIVESLAAASSRVVVPSMAARTFLAAGYDVSPMKVAVIDHGSRWAPVPVRPTPRTELISWGLLGPGKGLERAIRAVSKLRGVTPGLRYRIVGQTHPEVIRATGTTYRSSLESLVEELDATGIVEFVDRYVGDLELHRLVRSSDVVIVPYDNDEQVCSGVVIDAVAAGRPVVATRFPHAVELLSDGAGLVVDHDADAMAKAIHSILDDAPLYEFHAEEARRRGLGLGWRGIAEQYARLLSEPGRARATA, from the coding sequence GTGAACCAACCGGGGTACTACTGGCCGATGGTCCAGCAACCGATTCACGACAAGGCTGCCCTTCGGGCCGGGATGGTGTCCACGTATCCTCCCAGTCGCTGCGGGATCGCCCGATTCGCAGAGTCGCTCGCCCAGGGCCTCTGCGCCAAGAGCCCGAACGTCTCCGTGGACGTCGCCAGGATCCGTCGCAACGTCGAGCCGGTCCTCGACGAGACGGTGACGGCGACCAGTATGGAGTTCGATCCGGAGAGCACGGTGAGCAGGAGGGCCGCGGCCAGGTATCTCAACGGAACGGACGTCGTCGTCCTCCAACATGAGTACGGCATCTACGGCGCCGATGACGGAGTCGCCGTGATCGACCTCACGGAGCACATCGAGCGCCCGATCGTTTCGATTCTCCATACAGTGCTCCGGCACCCGACGGCACGCCAGCGAGACATCGTCGAATCGCTCGCGGCTGCGAGCAGCCGCGTCGTCGTGCCGTCGATGGCGGCGCGAACGTTCCTCGCAGCCGGCTACGACGTGTCGCCGATGAAGGTCGCGGTGATCGACCACGGCTCCCGATGGGCCCCGGTCCCCGTGCGCCCCACGCCGAGAACCGAGTTGATCAGCTGGGGGCTTCTCGGCCCCGGCAAAGGCCTCGAGCGCGCCATCAGGGCAGTGTCGAAGCTGAGGGGCGTGACGCCCGGATTGCGTTACCGGATCGTCGGCCAGACCCATCCAGAGGTGATTCGCGCCACTGGGACGACATACCGCAGCTCCCTCGAGAGCCTGGTGGAGGAGCTCGACGCAACCGGGATCGTCGAGTTCGTCGACAGGTACGTGGGGGACCTCGAGCTCCATCGGCTCGTCCGATCGAGCGATGTCGTCATCGTGCCATATGACAACGACGAGCAAGTGTGCTCAGGAGTGGTCATCGACGCCGTCGCAGCAGGCCGTCCGGTCGTGGCGACCCGTTTCCCCCACGCCGTCGAACTGCTGAGCGACGGAGCAGGGCTGGTCGTCGATCACGATGCGGATGCGATGGCGAAGGCGATCCACAGCATCCTCGACGATGCCCCGTTGTACGAGTTCCACGCTGAAGAGGCTCGGCGGCGCGGTCTCGGGCTGGGCTGGAGAGGGATCGCCGAGCAATACGCCAGGCTGCTGTCGGAGCCGGGGAGGGCTCGCGCCACCGCCTGA